The following proteins are encoded in a genomic region of Rhodothermales bacterium:
- a CDS encoding response regulator: protein MKFLVVDDSPTMRRIVCNALMEIGYTDLTEAEDGQKAMEKLSSEAIDFVITDWNMPNMNGLELTKSIRKHETLGNLPILMVTTRGLKEDVLSAMQAKVNNYVIKPFTPDILRDKIDMILKIGS, encoded by the coding sequence ATGAAGTTTTTAGTCGTAGACGATTCGCCAACGATGCGCCGAATTGTGTGCAACGCCTTGATGGAAATCGGTTATACCGACCTGACCGAGGCGGAGGACGGCCAGAAAGCGATGGAGAAGCTCAGCAGCGAAGCGATCGACTTCGTTATCACGGACTGGAACATGCCGAACATGAACGGTCTGGAGCTGACGAAGAGCATCCGCAAGCACGAGACCCTGGGCAACCTTCCGATCCTGATGGTTACGACGCGCGGCTTGAAAGAGGATGTGCTTTCGGCCATGCAGGCGAAGGTGAACAACTACGTCATCAAGCCCTTCACGCCCGACATTCTTCGGGATAAGATCGACATGATTCTCAAAATCGGCTCGTGA
- a CDS encoding chemotaxis protein CheA, whose translation MAENNPKSDVSPSIEDRFAEEALNTLTHAREVLTRLAGGVSTTDAYDDVARAVFTLNGAAEVLDLEQIKVLTASFCNAVTSIRDAGISLSESAANTLQNALDALVDLIERMRTGNEQSPFITPLIAELDLLSANPGTPAAPQATAEPAAPAAPEAVTEPVAAATTAPEVETPAPAEAEAEAEATPAAEVEIAPAAETEAAPPAAAVEVAPAAETEIAPAAEVEIAPADEAPAAAPKRSYAPSASMLADANAQMELGDMQMVIDAFVEDATPSIEDLKQDVFGLNGGENDASLLQTMLKVVGNLRSTAGFLSLEQLSLLSRKLEHVAHQMLSGHLDWSTVITDTFSSALEHLQTLVQQVADRKIVAVDQDELLATLDAWIPEDSKPPALTVVETAPAPVAATPQPAAPAPEEEEEKELEDVLVDETHQIHSEDFREIVESFVVEATEILDNLDNKLLSLEDHIHDRALVDEIFRDVHTVKGSAGFLNLQQLSHIAHHFEDVLNRLRRGDIEFHPAMMDVMFAAYDQMKVLALQVKNLKLEVVKQGHLIKQLTAISSGTFKPDAAASIRRDAAIEPEPTAGDDEAHEAPDSGAARTEAGGDARGAASASRGLDRSTETIRVEVHRLDNLMNLVGELVLNRNRLVQITEDLNSSLSDDLQRGLLETSAQLDFITTELQTGVMHTRMVQIGRIFNKFPRVVRDLARSTNKEIELVIEGAETELDKSLTEEIGDPLVHLLRNSVDHGVEVPEQRLAAGKPAVGTIRLVARQEGNNIIIEVSDDGAGINVDRVKRKAIEKGLITEAEATEMTDDEAFNLIFKPGFSTAEKISNISGRGVGMDVVKTHIARLNGTIGISSEMGKGSSVTLKLPLTLAIKQSLLVRQSKETFAIPLHSVIEVVGLENHKIDSINGREVLRLRERILPLVYISDILGLEKRPDFSAAYAVIVGLAHHRVGLITEDLVGQKEIVIKPLGNYLKKIPGIAGSTILGDGRVIMILDVAELIRLEQEHPRRRPETGSKTEKP comes from the coding sequence ATGGCTGAGAACAACCCCAAGTCCGACGTTTCGCCATCGATCGAAGATCGGTTTGCAGAAGAGGCGCTTAACACCCTCACGCACGCACGCGAGGTGCTTACCCGTCTGGCCGGCGGGGTGAGTACAACCGACGCCTACGACGATGTCGCCCGCGCCGTATTCACCCTGAACGGAGCGGCCGAGGTGCTCGATCTCGAACAGATCAAGGTCCTCACCGCCAGCTTCTGCAACGCCGTCACGTCGATCCGCGACGCCGGCATCAGCCTGTCTGAAAGCGCAGCGAATACGCTCCAGAACGCCCTCGACGCCCTCGTCGACCTGATCGAGCGGATGCGGACGGGGAACGAGCAATCGCCGTTCATCACGCCGCTCATCGCCGAGCTGGACCTGCTCTCCGCCAACCCCGGCACCCCTGCCGCCCCCCAGGCGACCGCCGAACCCGCGGCCCCGGCCGCGCCGGAAGCCGTGACCGAACCGGTAGCGGCAGCCACCACGGCTCCCGAAGTCGAAACGCCCGCACCGGCCGAAGCGGAAGCCGAAGCAGAGGCTACGCCGGCTGCCGAGGTAGAAATCGCGCCGGCTGCTGAAACGGAAGCCGCGCCGCCAGCTGCCGCGGTAGAAGTCGCGCCGGCTGCCGAAACGGAAATCGCGCCGGCTGCCGAGGTAGAAATCGCGCCGGCTGACGAAGCGCCGGCCGCCGCGCCGAAACGGAGCTACGCGCCGTCGGCCAGCATGCTCGCCGACGCCAACGCCCAGATGGAACTGGGCGACATGCAGATGGTGATCGATGCCTTCGTCGAGGATGCGACACCGTCCATCGAAGACCTCAAGCAGGATGTTTTCGGCCTCAACGGCGGCGAAAACGACGCCTCGCTGCTCCAGACCATGCTCAAGGTCGTGGGCAACTTGCGGAGCACCGCCGGCTTCCTGAGCCTGGAACAGCTCAGCCTGCTCTCGCGCAAGCTCGAGCATGTGGCGCACCAGATGCTGTCCGGTCACCTCGACTGGTCGACCGTCATCACCGATACGTTCAGCTCGGCGCTCGAGCACCTGCAGACGCTCGTCCAGCAGGTCGCCGATCGGAAGATCGTGGCCGTGGACCAGGACGAACTGCTTGCCACGCTCGACGCGTGGATCCCGGAAGACAGCAAGCCCCCGGCGCTCACCGTCGTCGAAACTGCCCCGGCCCCGGTGGCCGCGACGCCGCAGCCGGCCGCGCCCGCGCCGGAAGAAGAAGAGGAAAAGGAGCTCGAAGACGTCCTCGTCGACGAGACGCACCAGATCCATTCCGAGGACTTCCGGGAGATCGTCGAGAGCTTTGTCGTCGAAGCCACGGAGATCCTGGATAACCTCGACAACAAGCTGCTGAGCCTGGAGGACCATATCCACGACCGCGCGCTCGTCGACGAGATCTTCCGCGACGTGCACACCGTGAAGGGCTCCGCCGGCTTCCTGAACCTGCAGCAGCTCAGCCACATCGCGCACCATTTCGAGGATGTGCTGAACCGGCTCCGTCGCGGCGACATCGAATTCCATCCGGCGATGATGGACGTGATGTTCGCGGCCTACGACCAGATGAAGGTGCTCGCCCTCCAGGTGAAGAACCTGAAGCTGGAGGTGGTCAAGCAGGGTCACCTGATCAAACAGCTTACGGCGATCTCCTCCGGGACCTTCAAGCCGGACGCCGCCGCCAGCATTCGCCGCGACGCGGCGATCGAGCCCGAGCCGACCGCCGGCGACGACGAGGCGCACGAGGCGCCCGATAGCGGCGCCGCGCGGACCGAAGCCGGCGGGGATGCACGGGGCGCGGCCTCCGCGAGCCGCGGCCTCGACCGCTCCACCGAAACCATTCGCGTCGAGGTGCACCGCCTCGACAACCTGATGAACCTGGTCGGCGAGCTGGTGCTCAACCGCAACCGGCTCGTCCAGATCACCGAAGACCTGAATTCGTCGCTCAGCGACGACCTGCAGCGCGGCCTGCTGGAAACCAGCGCGCAGCTGGACTTCATCACCACGGAGTTGCAGACCGGCGTCATGCATACCCGCATGGTGCAGATCGGGCGCATCTTCAACAAATTCCCGCGCGTCGTGCGCGACCTGGCCCGGTCCACCAACAAGGAGATCGAGCTGGTCATCGAAGGCGCCGAGACCGAGCTGGACAAGTCGCTCACGGAAGAGATCGGCGATCCGCTGGTCCACCTCCTGCGCAACTCGGTCGACCACGGCGTCGAGGTGCCCGAGCAGCGCCTGGCCGCCGGCAAGCCGGCGGTCGGGACGATCCGCCTGGTCGCACGCCAGGAAGGCAACAACATCATCATCGAAGTATCCGACGACGGGGCCGGCATCAATGTCGACCGCGTCAAGCGGAAAGCGATCGAAAAAGGACTCATCACGGAGGCCGAAGCCACCGAGATGACGGACGACGAGGCGTTCAACCTGATCTTCAAGCCCGGCTTCAGCACCGCGGAGAAAATCAGCAACATCTCGGGCCGGGGCGTGGGCATGGACGTGGTCAAGACGCACATCGCGCGGCTGAACGGCACGATCGGCATCAGCTCCGAGATGGGCAAGGGCTCCTCGGTGACGCTGAAGCTGCCGCTCACGCTCGCGATCAAGCAAAGCCTGCTGGTGCGTCAGAGCAAGGAGACGTTCGCCATCCCGCTCCACTCGGTCATCGAAGTCGTCGGTCTCGAGAACCACAAGATCGACAGCATCAACGGCCGCGAGGTGCTTCGCCTGCGCGAGCGCATCCTGCCGCTGGTGTACATCAGCGACATCCTCGGCCTGGAGAAACGGCCGGACTTCTCCGCCGCCTACGCGGTCATCGTCGGCCTCGCGCATCACCGCGTCGGCCTGATCACCGAAGACCTGGTCGGCCAGAAAGAAATCGTCATCAAGCCCCTCGGCAACTACCTCAAGAAGATTCCGGGCATCGCCGGCTCGACGATCCTCGGCGACGGTCGGGTGATCATGATCCTCGATGTCGCCGAACTGATTCGCCTCGAACAGGAGCATCCCCGCAGACGCCCTGAGACGGGTTCGAAGACGGAAAAACCCTGA
- a CDS encoding protein phosphatase CheZ, with the protein MQRMLDKLDELRSIFVLGQRAVPFIEEVVLLIKDMSPLLDSINGSLQDSASKLPSASSQLESVSQATEMATTEILNLVDLALMKCNELGKKMSSMGTHVSNVRDQHNQFQQVVEQKLGASWKDLAEEFATYSSNQESTLSAIEKGLGIQMEAVNVLKEGMTQIMLSLQVQDITSQQIASVNHLIQTTRERLHKLTENLGPRVSEEDDFDTRLQSGATFDSNARYDLPGLREVTEPESSEFDSAGDFATMGDIDKLFANQ; encoded by the coding sequence ATGCAGAGAATGCTGGACAAGCTCGACGAGTTGCGATCGATCTTCGTCCTGGGTCAGCGCGCCGTCCCCTTCATCGAGGAGGTCGTCTTGCTGATCAAGGACATGTCGCCCCTGCTCGACAGCATCAACGGCTCGTTGCAGGATAGCGCGAGCAAGTTGCCCAGTGCCTCGTCCCAGCTCGAAAGCGTGTCTCAGGCGACGGAGATGGCGACCACCGAGATTCTCAACCTGGTGGATCTCGCCCTCATGAAATGCAATGAACTCGGCAAGAAGATGAGTTCGATGGGGACGCACGTGAGCAACGTGCGCGACCAGCACAACCAGTTTCAGCAGGTGGTCGAGCAAAAGCTCGGCGCCTCGTGGAAGGACCTGGCCGAGGAGTTCGCGACCTACAGCAGCAACCAGGAATCGACGCTGAGCGCGATCGAGAAGGGTCTCGGCATCCAGATGGAAGCGGTGAACGTGCTCAAGGAAGGGATGACGCAGATCATGCTCTCCCTCCAGGTGCAGGACATCACCTCCCAGCAGATCGCATCAGTCAACCATCTCATCCAGACGACCCGCGAGCGCCTTCACAAGCTCACGGAGAACCTGGGCCCGCGCGTATCGGAAGAAGACGACTTCGACACGCGGCTCCAGAGCGGCGCGACGTTCGACTCGAACGCGCGATACGACCTGCCCGGCCTGCGCGAAGTCACCGAGCCGGAGAGCTCCGAATTCGATTCTGCCGGCGACTTTGCCACGATGGGCGATATCGACAAGCTGTTCGCAAATCAGTAA
- a CDS encoding flagellar hook capping FlgD N-terminal domain-containing protein: MDITQITSSQAQQTPLGGVANQTMGRDDFLLLLVTQLSNQDPLNPMDGQQFAAQLAQFSSLEQLINLNDGMAQSAQLNGLLAQSINSGVAAGLIGKDVEAVGNQLRFDGTEGTTMHYELDHAAASVSIDVFDEAGRKVRTIEAGGQGKGERSANWDGKGEDGADLPAGTYTFKVNATDAAGNTVNATHLMRGNVDRVSFSQDGILLWIGDQSIPMGNVRSVIGA; the protein is encoded by the coding sequence ATGGATATCACCCAGATCACTTCATCCCAGGCCCAGCAGACCCCGCTCGGCGGCGTAGCCAACCAGACGATGGGGCGGGACGACTTCCTGCTGCTCCTGGTCACCCAGCTGAGCAACCAGGACCCGCTCAATCCGATGGACGGCCAGCAGTTCGCCGCCCAGCTGGCGCAGTTCTCGTCGCTGGAACAGCTCATCAACCTGAACGACGGGATGGCCCAGAGCGCCCAGCTGAACGGGTTGCTCGCCCAGAGCATCAACTCGGGCGTCGCGGCCGGCCTGATCGGCAAGGACGTCGAGGCCGTGGGCAACCAGCTCCGGTTCGACGGCACCGAAGGCACGACCATGCACTACGAACTCGACCACGCCGCCGCGAGCGTGTCGATCGACGTCTTCGACGAGGCCGGCCGCAAGGTGCGGACGATCGAAGCCGGCGGGCAGGGCAAGGGCGAACGCAGCGCCAACTGGGACGGCAAGGGCGAGGACGGAGCGGACCTCCCCGCGGGTACCTACACCTTCAAGGTGAACGCCACCGATGCCGCCGGCAATACCGTCAACGCCACGCACCTCATGCGCGGCAATGTGGATCGCGTCTCCTTCAGCCAGGACGGCATCCTGCTGTGGATAGGCGACCAATCGATCCCCATGGGCAACGTCCGCTCCGTCATCGGGGCGTGA
- a CDS encoding flagellar hook protein FlgE, with amino-acid sequence MMRSLGSGVSGLVNHQTRMDVVGNNIANVNTIAFKRSRTAFNELLAQEVSSNAFNPSFVGLGLGLNAIDVSWSQGALETTNNATDLAINGDGFFIVRDGQRELLTRAGNFAFNRAGEMVTSSGLNVQGFAIDTATGLPDMTRVQDIAIDLAAVSPPRYTSEVSIAGNLDAAMSDNGGVNPDTYDMSTVVYDEQGNKYSMIFSFEKISADGADPDQYQVTVTGDPTTAPFGGVSTVFTVEFGTDGLLQSVDGVALTDPAFALPTIGWDPAYVNITGADTIDIDITSITQFRETSSAVVTDQNGTSSGKLVGFTFDLNGMLELNFDNGQTVQVYQLAMGNANNIKGLETLGNNLYGATETSGSIKRGRAGVEIGADIVSGALEMSNVDLTNEFAEMIKTQRGFQASARVIRTADELLTEIVNLKR; translated from the coding sequence ATGATGCGTTCTTTAGGCAGTGGAGTCTCCGGACTCGTCAACCACCAGACGCGTATGGATGTCGTTGGCAACAACATCGCCAACGTCAACACGATTGCGTTCAAGCGGAGCCGTACCGCGTTCAACGAATTGCTGGCGCAAGAAGTGTCGAGCAACGCCTTCAACCCCTCGTTCGTCGGTCTCGGCCTCGGCCTGAACGCGATCGACGTGAGCTGGTCGCAGGGTGCGCTCGAAACGACCAACAACGCCACCGACCTCGCCATCAACGGCGACGGCTTCTTCATCGTCCGCGACGGCCAGCGCGAACTCCTGACGCGCGCCGGCAACTTCGCGTTCAACCGCGCCGGCGAAATGGTCACGTCCAGCGGCCTCAACGTCCAGGGCTTCGCGATCGACACCGCGACCGGCCTCCCGGACATGACCCGCGTCCAGGACATCGCGATCGACCTCGCGGCGGTGTCGCCGCCGCGGTACACGTCGGAAGTCTCGATCGCCGGCAACCTCGACGCCGCGATGTCCGACAACGGCGGCGTCAACCCGGACACGTACGACATGTCCACCGTCGTGTACGACGAACAGGGCAACAAGTACTCGATGATCTTCTCCTTCGAGAAGATCAGCGCCGACGGGGCCGACCCCGACCAGTACCAGGTCACCGTCACCGGCGACCCGACGACGGCGCCTTTCGGCGGCGTATCGACGGTCTTCACGGTCGAGTTCGGCACCGACGGCCTGCTGCAGTCGGTCGACGGCGTCGCGCTTACGGACCCGGCCTTCGCCCTCCCGACGATCGGCTGGGACCCCGCGTACGTCAACATCACCGGCGCCGACACGATCGACATCGACATCACGAGCATCACGCAGTTCCGCGAGACCAGCTCGGCCGTCGTGACGGATCAGAACGGCACGTCCTCGGGCAAGCTGGTCGGCTTCACGTTCGACCTCAACGGCATGCTCGAACTCAATTTCGACAACGGGCAGACGGTGCAGGTCTACCAGCTCGCGATGGGCAACGCCAACAACATCAAGGGCCTCGAGACGCTGGGCAACAACCTGTACGGCGCCACCGAGACCTCGGGCAGCATCAAGCGCGGCCGGGCCGGCGTGGAAATCGGCGCCGACATCGTCTCCGGGGCGCTCGAAATGAGCAACGTGGACCTCACGAACGAGTTTGCGGAAATGATCAAGACGCAGCGCGGCTTCCAGGCCTCCGCCCGTGTGATCCGTACCGCGGACGAACTCCTGACGGAAATCGTCAACCTCAAGCGCTAA
- a CDS encoding chemotaxis protein CheW gives MSFVIGDEEFGVDILNVQEIIRPVEITRVPNTTDFVVGVINLRGKIVPVVDLRKRFGMPSHERDKNTRIVVIEIQEQVVGFMIDMVRQVIRLDRTTIEPPPELATGKDAQYIRGVARLEDRLLTLIDLEVLLRDDTQAVLDAVPQHAGA, from the coding sequence GTGAGCTTCGTGATAGGCGACGAGGAGTTTGGCGTCGATATCCTCAATGTGCAAGAAATCATTCGACCCGTCGAGATCACGCGCGTGCCGAACACCACCGACTTCGTGGTCGGCGTCATCAACCTGCGCGGCAAGATCGTACCGGTGGTCGATCTCAGGAAGCGGTTCGGGATGCCCAGCCACGAGCGCGACAAAAACACGCGCATCGTCGTGATCGAAATCCAGGAGCAGGTCGTCGGCTTCATGATCGACATGGTGCGTCAGGTCATCCGCCTCGACCGCACCACCATCGAACCGCCCCCCGAACTGGCCACCGGCAAGGATGCGCAGTACATCCGCGGCGTCGCCCGTCTGGAAGACCGCCTGCTCACCCTGATCGATCTCGAAGTGCTGCTGCGCGACGACACACAAGCCGTTCTTGACGCCGTCCCGCAGCACGCGGGCGCCTAA
- a CDS encoding protein-glutamate O-methyltransferase CheR, which produces MSALDHLSMTLTDDLFEQFRQLIYARTGIYFQDNKRYLLETRLGKRLLELGYSHFKEYYELLSKRNSPQELSACVNIITINETFFFRAVRQFEILEQNILPDLIAARLKQSKNTIRLWSAACSSGEEAYTLALILNEKFRPRYPQVRFEIVATDINTEVLAKAEEGIYSAYAIRNVPPAYLAKYFKKDGDHYILSPEIKKLVRFRRVNLFDRTEMLSVSGIDIAFCANVLIYFDRESKAQAVSSIYNSMNAGGSFFLGYSENLYGIEHGFASVRMDGIMIYRREA; this is translated from the coding sequence ATGTCCGCATTAGACCACTTATCCATGACGCTCACGGACGACCTGTTTGAGCAATTCAGGCAGTTGATCTATGCGCGCACGGGCATCTATTTCCAGGACAACAAGCGATACCTGCTGGAGACGCGTCTGGGTAAGCGGCTGCTGGAACTGGGATACTCGCACTTCAAGGAGTATTACGAGCTGCTGAGCAAGCGCAACAGTCCGCAGGAGTTGTCCGCGTGCGTGAACATCATCACGATCAACGAGACCTTCTTCTTTCGGGCCGTCCGGCAGTTCGAGATCCTGGAACAGAACATCCTGCCCGATCTCATCGCGGCGCGTCTCAAGCAAAGCAAGAACACGATCCGGCTGTGGAGCGCCGCGTGTTCGAGCGGCGAGGAGGCCTATACCCTGGCGCTGATCCTCAACGAGAAGTTTCGGCCCCGGTACCCGCAGGTACGGTTCGAGATCGTCGCCACGGACATCAACACGGAAGTGCTCGCCAAGGCGGAGGAAGGCATCTACAGCGCGTATGCGATCCGCAACGTGCCGCCGGCCTATCTGGCCAAGTACTTCAAGAAAGACGGCGACCACTACATCCTGTCGCCGGAAATCAAGAAGCTCGTCCGCTTCCGCCGGGTCAACCTGTTCGACCGGACGGAGATGCTCAGCGTCTCCGGCATCGATATCGCCTTCTGCGCGAATGTGCTGATCTATTTCGACCGCGAATCCAAGGCCCAGGCCGTCTCCTCGATCTACAACAGCATGAACGCGGGCGGCAGCTTCTTCCTCGGCTACTCCGAAAACCTGTACGGCATCGAGCACGGCTTCGCCTCCGTACGCATGGACGGCATCATGATCTATCGACGTGAAGCCTGA